The bacterium DNA window GCGGAAACGGTCGCCGCGGCGAGCAATACCGCAACAAAAAGAGCTAAGCCTCTCACGATACGACCTCCTCGTTAGGGTTTCTTATATTTTCATCCTACAAGTTAAATATCCGTGAGTCAATAAAAAAATAATAAAAGTTTGAGTGTGGAACAAAAAAAGCCGGCCTCGCGGGCCGGCTCGAGATTAGCGGACCGCTTTACCTGAAGAGGGCTTTTACTCTGCCCATCGACGCCGGCGATACGGCCGGCGGGACGTAGTCGACCCTCAAGCGCGGGTGATATTCCGAGTTGGTATTGTCGCTCGAGCAGAAATACGGCCAATTACTCGGGTATTCCATGTCGACGCGCTTCAACATTAGGCCGTAGTCGGGGTAGGTTTTACTCGCCCACTCCTGCACCAGGTCTTTAACGTTCCAGGTATACGGGCCGCCGACGGCCCCGGAGACCTTAATCTTGTCGTAGGGCGTAGCGACGTGCTCCGGCTGGTTCTGCCAGGTTACGGTGGCCTCTTCCCACGACGCGGTTATGCGGTATACGCCGAAGTCGTAGTCCGTCGAGTTGGCGGTGTCTATCCACAAGTCCAGATAGGCCGTACTGACCGTGGCGCCCG harbors:
- a CDS encoding DNRLRE domain-containing protein, producing the protein AEELTLQPGAEGKDAMVNILQPSVNFGNNAYLTANFGPATEVRGLVEFEGLSAISGATVSTAYLDLWIDTANSTDYDFGVYRITASWEEATVTWQNQPEHVATPYDKIKVSGAVGGPYTWNVKDLVQEWASKTYPDYGLMLKRVDMEYPSNWPYFCSSDNTNSEYHPRLRVDYVPPAVSPASMGRVKALFR